The sequence CACGATGCCGTGAAGAAGGTCCCGCTGCAGCCTGCATCCCCCCGAAGGCCGATGCCGGAACATATTGCGCATTTCCGCGGGAAACTGCGCCCTTACCAGTTGGAGGGCGTGCGCTTTCTCCTCGAGCGCGACCTGAACGCGATCCTCGCCGACGACATGGGCACGGGAAAGACCATCCAGGCGATCGCGGCGGTGGAGGCGGCAAACGAGCGCGCTCTGGTCGTGGGCCCGGCGAATGTGCTGTACAATTGGAAGGCCGAGGTCGAGCGCTTCACTGACGAGGAGGCGGCGATCTATCATCAGGGACAGCGAAGCGGCCCCGCCGATGCGCGGTTCCTCATCACGACATACGATTCGCTGCAACGCATGGGCGCCGCGGCGGGCGACGCGCTCGAACGACCGGTCCTCGTCCTCGACGAGGCCCATTACGTCCGCAACCACGAGACGCTTCGCTCACAGCTCGTGCGAGCACTTCCACAGAAACGGCGGATACTCCTCACGGGCACGCCCCTCGTGAACGGCATCGAGGACTACTACGAACTGCTGCGGCAGGTTGACGCGGACAGGTGGGGCTCGCGCTCGGCTTTCCGCGAAACGTGGCTCGTCGAACCGGCGCTATTCAACAAATACGTACAAGTACGTACCACTACGGCGAACCTCCTTCAGCGCGCCGCGCGCGACGTGATGCTTCGCCGCCGCAAGGACGACGTCCTCAAGGACCTGCCGCCGCGCACGGTGAGCGTGAACCTCCACGAACTCGCGCCCGACCGGCTCCGCGAGTACCGCCAGTTGGAAGAACGGGCGGAAGAAGCGATACGTGAGGGGGCCGCTTCTGGAAACGAACTGGCGGTCTTTGCCGCCATCCACGCGCTTCGACAACACCTTGCCGTTTCGCGCGTGCCAGTGGTCCTCGAAAGGATCCGCGAGCTATTGGCGGCGCAGGAATGCATCGTCGTCTATGCCCATTACCTGGAACCCCTGCACGCCTTCGCCAGGGAGCTTGGACCCCTCGCCGCGACCATTGAAGGCGCGACACCCCCGAAGGGGCGCATGGAGATATCCAAACGCCTTGGCCAGGAAGGCGGCCCACGAGTCCTTCTCGCGCAGATGGAAGCCGGCGGCGTCGGATTGAACTTCACCGCCGCGCGCCACGTCCTATTCGTCCACTTCGGCTGGACACCG is a genomic window of Euryarchaeota archaeon containing:
- a CDS encoding DEAD/DEAH box helicase, translating into MLGTFITLGVFALPVRLRYRPEGDRLILRLEEISGEETRLWKLLQTMGCRTESEQVPGTLTWRRWIKAVDFPRLERASKLTRWELAPEAGEAVVASITGPRLTYESERPLDPAAFIEAAKSDPAVGGSALANAYATFDAWVLANPVFAKDGQADLKALASAMEIAREANRKAAAVSEAEEARELALELRGVAGEDAYAAHAALKRLHDAVKKVPLQPASPRRPMPEHIAHFRGKLRPYQLEGVRFLLERDLNAILADDMGTGKTIQAIAAVEAANERALVVGPANVLYNWKAEVERFTDEEAAIYHQGQRSGPADARFLITTYDSLQRMGAAAGDALERPVLVLDEAHYVRNHETLRSQLVRALPQKRRILLTGTPLVNGIEDYYELLRQVDADRWGSRSAFRETWLVEPALFNKYVQVRTTTANLLQRAARDVMLRRRKDDVLKDLPPRTVSVNLHELAPDRLREYRQLEERAEEAIREGAASGNELAVFAAIHALRQHLAVSRVPVVLERIRELLAAQECIVVYAHYLEPLHAFARELGPLAATIEGATPPKGRMEISKRLGQEGGPRVLLAQMEAGGVGLNFTAARHVLFVHFGWTPAVHAQAMDRVHRIGQDRPVFVEFFVTPDTIDERMVKILLRKEADQNLVLADESDIMNRNEVARLLAEDAARRVKAETAAIDTSLGER